GAGGAGCCGGCCGGACGCCTCACGGCATAGGTAGGCAGCCCACCAGTCGAGTGGCACATGGGCGAGGCGAATCCGAGTAGACCTCTCCGTTATGTGCCACTCGACGAGGTTGCCCACCTTCGCCTGGCGAGTGATCTAGGTCACTGGGTTGTCACAGTGTTCGTTCGCGCGGTGTCTGGATGCCGACACGTTAGAGACGGAGGAGATTCCGATGAACATCGCGCTGTGGATCGCTACGGCACTGTTGGCCGCGCTCGCCCTTTTCGGCGGTATCACCAAGGCATTCGTTCCCCGGGAAAAGCTTGCCGCGTCGCCTGGCGGGGAATGGACCGCGGCCGCGGGCGACGGGTTCGTCAAGGGCCTGGGGGTTCTACAGATCCTGGCGGCGGCCGGTCTGATCCTGCCCGCCGTGCTCGACATCGCCCCGGTGATGGTGCCGGTCACGGCCGTCTGCTGGGTGGGGCTCATGGTCGGCGCGATGATCACGCACGGCCGGCTCGGGGAGTACAAGTTCGTGGTGCTGAACTCGGTGTATCTCGCGGTGGCGGTATTCATCGCGTGGGGCCGTTTCGTCCTCGAACCTTTCACGAGCTGACGGCTCGGACCGAGCGCAGCCGACTCCCGAGGAGAAGGCCGACCATGCGACCGACATTTTCGTCGCCACCACGACCTGCTGTTCCTCGAGCCCCCCGCACTGAGCACATCATCGAGTGGCACATGGGCGAGGCGAATCGCGAGTAGTCCTCTCCGCCATGTGCGCTCAACGAGGGGTCAGGCGGTAGAGGGAGGTGGTCTCGCGGGTACGGGCGTTGTGGAGGGGTGAGGTTGGGTTGTGGGCTCGGTGGTGGGTGGGGTGGGTCGAAAGTCGGCCGGTGATGTGGAGCCCTGCGGCGGTGATGCGGGCGAGTATGTCGCCGTGGGGGCGCAGGCCCAGGTGTTCGGGCAGGTCGGAGAGGATCAGCCAGCCTTCGCCGCCCGGGCGCAAGTGGGCGGGCAGGCCGGAGAGGAAGGCGTGCAGCATGGACGAGTTCTCGTCGTAGACGCCGCTTTCGAGCGCCGAGGTAGGCGTGCCGGGGAGCCAGGGCGGATTGCACACCACGAGGTCGGCCTCGCCGTCCGGGAAGAGAGCCGGCCCTCGCACGGCGACAGATGACAGGCCCAGCCGATCGAGGTTGGCGCGGGCACAGGTCAGCGCGCGAGGATTGTTGTCCGTGGCGGTGATTCGCCGGAATCCACGGCGGCCCAGGATCGCGGCGAGCACGCCGGTGCCCGTGCCGAGATCGAAGGCTGTCTCCGCTCGTGCGGGTAGCGGCGCGGACGCGACCAGATCGACGTACTCGCCGCGGACCGGGGAGAACACGCCGTAGTGCGGATGGATGCGCTCCCCGAGTGCGGGCACGTACACGCCTTTCTCCCGCCATTGCGCCGCACCCAGCACGCCGAGCAACTCGGTGAGCGCGACCACCATGCGCCCGCGCGGCGCGCCGTACGCCCCGGTGCACGCGCGCCGCACATCGGGAGCGCGACGCAACGCCAGCGAATAGTCGTCTTCCAGCAACACGAGCAACTTGCCGAGCAGTTCCGCGCGCCGACGACGCGACGCGCGATACCGCCGGAACGCTTCGGCCGGATCGTCACCCAGCGGAGCCTTCCGCTCGACCCGCCGTCCCATCGCTCGCAGCAGCTGCCGCGCATTGTGGAAATCCCCGCGCCACAGCAGGCCGGTTCC
Above is a genomic segment from Nocardia sputorum containing:
- a CDS encoding DoxX family protein; this encodes MNIALWIATALLAALALFGGITKAFVPREKLAASPGGEWTAAAGDGFVKGLGVLQILAAAGLILPAVLDIAPVMVPVTAVCWVGLMVGAMITHGRLGEYKFVVLNSVYLAVAVFIAWGRFVLEPFTS
- a CDS encoding class I SAM-dependent methyltransferase — encoded protein: MSTVSWTEDKTCRTARWHSENGTLPPYSIVVVSDSTTADAACRSARAGTGLLWRGDFHNARQLLRAMGRRVERKAPLGDDPAEAFRRYRASRRRRAELLGKLLVLLEDDYSLALRRAPDVRRACTGAYGAPRGRMVVALTELLGVLGAAQWREKGVYVPALGERIHPHYGVFSPVRGEYVDLVASAPLPARAETAFDLGTGTGVLAAILGRRGFRRITATDNNPRALTCARANLDRLGLSSVAVRGPALFPDGEADLVVCNPPWLPGTPTSALESGVYDENSSMLHAFLSGLPAHLRPGGEGWLILSDLPEHLGLRPHGDILARITAAGLHITGRLSTHPTHHRAHNPTSPLHNARTRETTSLYRLTPR